The region TTTGGCGGTGAGCGTCGATCATAGTTTCACGACATCGGCGGCCGGGCAGGTGGCGGGGATTCAAACCGAACGGGACGGCTTTGATGGAGCTTTGGGTATGCCAACCGGAGCAAACACAAGCGGGACGGATGCGGATGCGGATGGCAGAATAGAACCGGGCCGGGTTGAAGGCGCGCAAACCGAACGCTCCGATGAAACTTTTGCCGGTGCCGCGGACGAGCCGCGGAACGGCGGAATTGAATCCGCGGCAAAGGCGGGAATTTGTTGGCCGGATTTTCCTTGGTGGGTGTTTTTGATCCTTGCGGCGATTTGCGGAGCGCGGGCTTGGGCGAATAAAAAAAGCCGCCGGTTATGGATGGCGGGCGGTATTGTTCCGCTGGCGTTCGCAGGGTGGGCGTATTTTGCCAAACCTTGCGTTGACTGGAAATTGTTCGCGGCGATGGCGGTTGTTGCGCTGGTTGCCTGGGTTGTCGACCGCAATCGCAAATGACCAATTTCGAGCTTCGTTAAAAGAAATATGCCATTGCGCTTGGGCGAGTGGAGAATGGGCGGCGCCTGTTGAGGTCAAACCTCAACAGGCTTTTTGTATCCCGTTATCCCCGTCCTGTTGAGGTTTGACCTCAACAGAAGTTGATATTAAAATTAAACATATGAGAAAAGAACCGTTTTTTGTTGGCGATTATGTTCATGTTTTTAATCGCGGCAACCGCAAAATGGATATTGTGCGCGACAATATCGATTTACTTGGTGGCGAGTTGCAAAAAAAAGAAAAATGGCGCATATTGTAATTGCGAGCGAAAATTATGGAAACCATAACTTTATCCAAAGAAAAATATTATGAATTGGTGGAAAAAGCCGCACTTTACGATCGTTTTCGGCAACAATACGGAAACGAAGTTTTTGCGTGTCCGCCGGTGAAAGATGCCGATAGGGTTATGGAATCGTTTGCTAAAACCGGACTTTACAGCAAGAATTTTTTGGAAAGTTTTAAAAAAGGGTTAGGGCGATCTTCTTATTTTAAACATGAGAATCCTGCCTCTTCATCCCGAACTACGAGATTATCTGAAAAAAAGAAATCTTGTGGAAAAATTCGCCAAACAAAAACGGATTTTTGAGCAAAATCCGTTTCACCCGGGTCTTAATACCGAATTGTTGTCACCCAAAAGACTGCGGTTCTGGAGTTTTAGGATTGATCGAAAATATCGCGTCATTTTTATTTTTCGCGGTCGCGCCATAGTTGAGATCATCGATATTAACGACCATTATCAATGAGAACCCTGTTGAGGTCAAACCTCAACAGGGTTTTTGTTTCCCCGTATTCCTGTTGAGGTTTGACCTCAACAGAAGTTGATATTAAAATTAAACATATGAGAAAAGAACCGTTTTTTGTTGGCGATTATGTTCATGTTTTTAATCGCGGCAACCGCAAAATGGATATTGTGCGCGATAATATCGACCGTTGGCGTTTCCTTTCGATTTTAAGATATTTCAATGACCAGCGGCCGTCTCTGAATATTTTGCGCGAACTCCTCAATACGCGCCTGTTGAGGTTTGACCTCAACAGCGCCGAAAAGAGCTATTGTTTTGATTGGCCGAAAAATTGGCCGCCGCAAAAACCTCTCGTGAGGATTGTTTCATATGCTTTAATGCCGAATCATTATCATTTGCTTCTGCAAGAAATTGATGACGGCGGTATTTCCGTATTTATGAAAAAACTCGGCAATGGATTTACCGGATATGTCAATATCAAATACGATGAGGTGGGTAAAATTTTTCAAGGGTCATACAAAGCGAAAACCGTGAAAAACGAGAATTATTTGCAGTATCTGGATGCTTATATCCAAGTTTTGAATCCGTTTGAGCTTTTGTCGCCGGAATTCGTAATCAAGTCGCCGCGAAAAGCGTTTTTGGAAGTTGCCGCCAACCCGTTTTCCAGCTTGGGAGAGTCTCTTGGATTGAATAATTTGCAAATCGTGGACAGAAAATCAATTGAGCGAGAAATCGGCCTGACGAGCGACCGCGAAAAATATCTGAAATTGATCAATGATATTATGGCCGCCGGCGGTTTAAAAAAAATCCTCGGCGAGTTGCTCTTCGATTGATCTGTTGAGGTCAAACCTCAACAGGCATTTTGTTTGACCTGAAGGCGGTTTTTGTATAGGATGACATAATATGAAACCGGCAGGGAAGTCGATTAAAAGCTTATTTTTCGGGAAAAACGGCAATACAATGATCGCGTTTTTGGGTTTGCTTTCTATCGCGTTGATTTTGGCCGCAATCTCGTTCGGGTCGCGGGCCGATTGGAGCGATTTCAAAAAATTTATGCCGCGGCCGAGCGATTTGGCAACTTCGCCGTTGGCGCGGGATTTGCCGCGGGAAAATAAAAATCCGGAGGAACCGGCGGAATCGGCCGAAAACCGGCCGGCGGCGGATGAAGCGGATAAAGCGAATGTATCGGAAACAATCGGCCCGGAAGCCGCGGTCGCGGTTGAGACCGAACCGGAATTGAAGCCGGTGGTTGAAGCGCCGACGGTTCCGGCGACCGCGCCGGACGCGGCAAGAGCCGATATGGTGATCATTCCAAAGATCGGCGTGAACGCACCGGTAATCACGCCGCGGACGAAAGACGCGGCTCAATTGAAAAAACTTCTTGATTCCGGCGCGGTGATCTATCCGGATTCGCCAGTTTTCGGCGCCGCCGGGCAAACGATCGT is a window of Candidatus Nealsonbacteria bacterium DGGOD1a DNA encoding:
- a CDS encoding transposase, encoding MRKEPFFVGDYVHVFNRGNRKMDIVRDNIDRWRFLSILRYFNDQRPSLNILRELLNTRLLRFDLNSAEKSYCFDWPKNWPPQKPLVRIVSYALMPNHYHLLLQEIDDGGISVFMKKLGNGFTGYVNIKYDEVGKIFQGSYKAKTVKNENYLQYLDAYIQVLNPFELLSPEFVIKSPRKAFLEVAANPFSSLGESLGLNNLQIVDRKSIEREIGLTSDREKYLKLINDIMAAGGLKKILGELLFD
- a CDS encoding sortase, which translates into the protein MKPAGKSIKSLFFGKNGNTMIAFLGLLSIALILAAISFGSRADWSDFKKFMPRPSDLATSPLARDLPRENKNPEEPAESAENRPAADEADKANVSETIGPEAAVAVETEPELKPVVEAPTVPATAPDAARADMVIIPKIGVNAPVITPRTKDAAQLKKLLDSGAVIYPDSPVFGAAGQTIVLGHSAPPNWPKIKHDTIFSRIAELSAGDKIIVVYNDRTYNYSVSQGQIIEKGGAIPAMVSDGNSLALVTCWPPGRDLKRMVVQAQLASVE